The window atctttgatttgttgaaaccATCATTTGTGTTAGGAGGATAATTTCATTGTTGTAAAAGCTTATAAAGATGGTTATTGTAAGTATTGTTTGTAAGATTATCTCAAGAACATGAGTATTCACTATTTTTATGCTTGAATGAATCAAAGATGTTTATGCTTATATACAACTGCTCAACATAACCATCAATCCAGATATTACCTCTCTAAAGATGAGACTTCTGATTCAAGTTGAGCAACTCTTTCCTTTGCTTCATCTAAAGGCATTGATGACCCCAATTTGCGCTCGCTATCTTGTAGGCGTTGCCTTTGTTCCTTATCCTGCAACTCAGTTTTTCAAACAAACATCAAAAAGTTGATATCAGCCAACCTTTGAAAATATACATTTTACAAATTATACAAAGCGAGTTTATCTTGACAGAAAGCCTCAATATAATTCATTTGCAAGCCTGCAACATATAGCAGAGAGATTTAGTTACAAATAGGCCGCATCAGCATATTTGAGCATAGCTTCAGCAGCACTGTCACGATCAATCTTTCCCCAACCACCACTTGTTTGCCACATCCCATTCAGAACCCTACACGTATCTAATGAATCCTTTCCATTCTTCACCACCACAATTCTCCTGTTATCCTCCTCAGTCAACACACATTGCAATGGCTTCAAACTCAGTTTTCTCACTCTATCAACCCTTCTACTTGCCAGTACCATTCCCTTAAAGGTGAAGTTGCTAGATGGTACAAAAACCCATCTTCAAATGCAAAAAAGGCctgaatagagagagagagaaaagaataaaagacgGCATgtgtttttgcttcttttaaAACCCCAAAGCCATGTCTCTTGACTCTCTTCCCTTCTACTACTTATCTTTTATCTTATCTGCTTCCTTGTCTCACCTCCCATCATTGATTCTATAGAAAGGCCTTCGCAGTTATGGAAGGGGGGGAGAGGGCATTTTGGTCAAAGCATATAACTCAAACGGCTACATGGTTACAGatagaggggaaaaaaataggCAAAGGAGTAAATACTTAAATCCATAGGGAcaccaaagcaaaaaaaagtaaactaaGAAATCCTACGTGACAAGCACATAAGCCCCGGGACTTTCCTGTCCAATAAGAAAACACcacataaacaataaaaaaccccCAAAACAGAAGGGTaagggatttttattttaatttacagtGATCGGCCAGCGCTGTCAGTTAGGCCCCAACCGCCGCTAGTCTTCTACATACCATTAAGGACTCTGCATACGTCAAGCGAATCGTTCCCCTTCTTCACCGTGATTCGCTGAGTCCCGGTGTCGGTTTCAGTGGTTTTCGTCGTCGTCCGCGCGCAGCACAGGAATGATTTGAAACTGAGTCATCTTGAATCGGGACGAGCGGGTGTTGTTAAAGTGAATTTGGGGAAGGCATGGTGTGCGGACCTTGCCATGATCACTGATGGAGAAGCAAAGAAATGAGGATAGGTAAGGTTTTTGGCGCTCAATTGCCACATTTTCTTAAATGACTATTATACCCCAATTTCTAGTAacgagtatttattttattttatttttgatattaggtGAAAGTTATTTGTGTCATTTAATAATCTTTAACCCTCTAAACACACtgttaagatttttaattatttgagtgTTAATAAACTTATTCTGTTTTGGCAATCCGGATCCGATCGTCTTATGATAtgacttagattttttaaaaaaagattagagtTAACTTtgttataatttgatttgaattttttaaaaaaaattattgatttagattaatttaaattaacttaattaatcaactgtaacgagtttaataattttaaatttaaccaTACAACTCTACCTTTCAAAACCCTCTTAAACAAACTGATTATACTCGAACTATTACATTTTAaacaaaagtaattattatgAATGAGTGCATTTTggagattttcttttttggcaATCGTTCTGAGAattctttttcataatatttttttaaaattaatataaaaatttgctcgatatttagatattttttacattaattttttttaatccgagTCGCGGCATAGCATAGCATGGGCCTGATTAGTTTGAACTGTATATGATACAAGTAAACTCACTTGGCACTCTAACTAAGTTTTTAAATGAGAGGAAAAAGTTGAAGTATATATCCATTATGCtgtatttaaaaagataatttaaattaaatgtttttttttcatgctaatGATAAATTTGTAGCTATGATTCCACGAATTGAGATATGAGAACGAAGCTACCAGTGAAGTGAAACTTCAAATTACTGTGATATGGAACCATATTTGATGGaagccaaatttttttaaaataccgaGCAACTTTTTTGGGCATTTTCCTGTTTGAAAATGTATATGTGAACTGTTAGCAGGCTGATTTATTACCAGATCATGAATGCAGTTCTTACATGTGGACAAGATTCATTACAGAGTTTCAATTCTTGACaaagattaatatatatatttttaatcaaaacaattaGTAAGACTTTCTTCAATACAAATTTTCCTTGTTGAAATTAAATCATGCAACAACCGTGTCTTGTGTCAAGTTAACGAGGAAAGTGTAACGAAAAGGGAAAAAGTGTATTCAAGACTTGACATGAAGCTTCCCCTTGTTGTTATCTGCTTGAAGTCAAGCGTTCTAGGATTACAGTTTCCTACTTTCCTTGTAGTTGCTAGGAAGCACCTAAAAGTAACCACGGAAATGGAAATTCTTTGGTCATTCCTTTTCTGGGAAATGCATTTTAGAAAATCTGAAGGTATATTTAAGCTTCTTGCATTCACTATGAAAGCATATCGAAGCTACTTGCTTTCACCAACTATACTTCTTAGAGAACCATAAGGATATATGGAGTCAAGAGCAACGAGAAttgatgattttgaatttttgatatGAAAGCAAATGCGATTACCCTGAGAAGGAAGGGGAAATCGTTGCTAAATGGGGAAAGTTCAAGCCAGATGAGAGGAGAGGAGGGAGTTCCTGAAGGCCAAGCAAGTCCAACGTGGTCAAGCCTAAGTGGAGATGAGAACCGAGTTTCCGTGCCGACTGAAATCCTACGCTACGAGGAGGATTTTCCTGAAGGCCAGTCAAGTCCTTCACTTGAGTACctaaatagagaggagtaccaAGTTCCTGCTCCAACCGAAAGCCTATGGCATGAGGAATTTCAGCATGATTATTCGCTTTTTTCAGATCAACATTCGTTGAAACTTATTCAGCGCCGTCTTGAGGAAGGGCGTGGAATAGAAAGACATGGAGGTCGGAGTTCATCCATATGCATCTTTCCATTTCCTCATAGCTTTGACAAAATAAATCCTAACACTTACCAACCTGAGCTCGTGTCATTAGGCCCTTACCACAGGGGCAAAGATCATGTACTGGAGTTTGAAGATCACAAGTGGTTCTTCCTTGATAAGCTTCTTTCTCGATCAAGAACTCATTTAAGCAACTATCTTGGTGCATTAAAATTAAACGAAAGGTCCATAAGAGACTGCTACTCAGAGACTATCTCTATGTCAAGTCATGACTTTGTTGAAATGATGTTGCTTGACAGTTGCTTTGTTCTTGAACTTCTCCGAAATCTCAACCATAGTGAAGATATGATTGATGAGGGTGACCCCATCTTCACAAGGCCTTGGTTGATCCCGATTCTAATCAGGGATCTCCTTAAGTTTGAGAACCAACTTCCCTATTTCCTTCTCCACTTAATTTTCAACTTGTCTGGCGGTAATGGAgatataaaactaaaaccagATCCTCTACCGATACTTGCATTAAAAGCCATTGATCTAGTCTTTCCAAGACGTGCAGAAATCCTGAACAAGTTCAGATCCTGGCATGGTAAGCATTTACTTGACCTATTCCACTTGAGCCTCCTTCCCACAGATCAGGTCATCATTTGCATTGATTTAGAGGAATACCATCCATCAGACCAGTCAATTCAAGGTGTCACGCAGCTTAGGCCATCAGGAATCAAGTTTCGTCTGAGAAAGTGCGATAGCTTCCTGGATATAAACTTCCGAAATTGTGTACTTGAAATTCCATCCGTCACCATTAATGACTTCACAAGCACCGTCCTCGTAAACTGTGTTGCCCTAGAACACGGCGAGGAAAAGAGATCCAAATACTTCAACGATTATGTTTCTTTCATGAATTGTCTCATTAACCAACCGAGAGATGTTACTTTTCTTTGTTCAGAAGGGATCATCACAAGATTCTCCCAAGATGACCAATACGTGGCCGATCTCTTCAACACTCTAGGGAAAAATGTTGCTTGCAATATTTGAGAGTGTTATCTCTCCAAGATATTGAGAGAAGTAGAGTCATATTACAGCAGCAACCGGGCAACAATGAGGCGAACTTATTTTAGCAGTCCTTGGTCATTCATCTCAGTTCTATCCGCCTCCATCCTCCTAGTTCTTACAATGGTACAAAGCATTATGTCTGTTCTAAGTTACAAGTGCCATTAGTGTAAGATAATAATGTTGTCCGATCTTGTTTAGCAGCTTTATGCATGGAAACACACCAGGTCACGGTTCGACCTAATCCAACCCCCTTCCCCTTTAATTTATGGAAAAACCATAACATATGGGAACACAATCTTTAGATTAATGGACAACTTTCGACAACGAAATGAGTATATTATGTATATGTAGGAAATAAAGAAGAGAATTCTTCCTAATGCATCCACTAATATACAGCTAAGTACAAGCAACAACTGATAGAAATATGATAAGATATttgttttaacatatatatggaatatacttataattaaaacaaattttgggTGCATAATAAATTAATCTCATTAAACCCTTGACTCGCATTCACCTAATAGAAACTATTTACCTAATTATACGTAATTAGTGAAATGATTATTGTTGGGTTTCTCGAAATACATACACACAATGAAAAcggtaaatttaaaattttttaagagtCCCAAGAATACCGTTAAACAGATCTAGAATTATTTAGGATTTATGTGAAGATTACCTGAAGACCAAatgtttttttcggttttgaaTAATTACTTTAAAGCTAAGCTGTCGTAAACTACAAATTGTTCAAGTGTACAccctataataataattcacaccaaccatcaatttatatatatatatatatatatatatatatatatatatatatatatatatatatatatatatatatgaactttgTTTTTACACACCATCCTGATATTTGCATTATCAAATGCAGCCATCAAGTCCAATTCACGACACCCATCTACATAGCATACTTTATAGATTGCAAGCCGGGATGATGGAACTCCACCTTGAGCAGCGCCTTGGCCCATGCTATACAGGCTTGCTCCTTCAACCGTGAAGCCAGCTACTGTGGAGGCTGCATGAGTGCCATGGCCTAGATAGGCATTTCTAAGTGAGTCCATTTGGCAAtttcataattctttttatttttttaagaaataaaaaggaaaaggagaagtAGGTCACAAGGGAGATTTGACGAGGACAGAAAACgttttggaattaaaaaattaaaacaaaattgaggaTGGTCGACCTTGAATGGTGGATTATTTAATAATTCTTGATAATATAGGGACTAATTGATTAGTTTTGATTAGCTTATGATACTAAGTTATAACTATAGGAATAATGGAGGATTTGGAAGTAGCATCGGATAACCATTAACGGTGATTAAAGCCCAGCACGAAAGAAACGTAGGCTGGGCCTGGGCCTACGTCGTTGATTGATCCAGGACATTTATATTATGGGCCGGGCACGATAAGAATGGTAAGAATAAAGCCTATTTCGTTATAATTGGGCTTGAAACCCATCACTTCTGTTTCCCAAGATGGGACAGGTTATATTATACGATAATTTTCTATTAATCCTGTTTATAATTTCTTACTAATATTCCCACTCCACAATCCAATCCTATCTCTTGACTACAactcgaataaaaaataatctcatgcGTAGGAAAGATTTCTTGAGCACTTCAATtcgaaaagagaaaaaaaaatacaataattgattaaaaattaaggatagGAGAATAATTAGAGTGAGGAGCATGTTTCTTAATCTTTCtggttttaaatgttaattaccTTCCACTgtctcaaaaaataataataataaaaaattccaacTCAAGTGGGAAAGTTACAAACACAGATTAAACATGGTTAGGCTAGTATTAGCCACGTTTTGTTGCCTTTAATTTGCCTAATTAATCACCATATATTTTATTCCAACGTCGTCGGCCGGACGTGCATATTACAGCCTAGCATGAGAAAACAACACAAAGTTTTCCACAGCAGGCAGGCAGGCATGCACCGTTTTTAGGAATTAAGTCCAAATTTTCTCCTCTTTCTTCCCGACAAAAGACGTATGAGCTAGGCTGGATCTAAAGTTAAACGAGGCTGAAAACACgagttcaagaaaaaacaactctagatctatTTTTTGCACTCAGTTTTGTAATGGGAAAGCCATCCTGAGTCACAGCGATACATTCATTCTACAGATACATCAAATCTCGTATATGTTGAGAACACACATGCAGataaggttttttctttctttctttgaatgGTGTAGTAGAAGAACATGTTCTACATGAATACATAATGAAAGAATGTAGTTGACAGAGCCATGATGTTCTAATTAGGTCTTGGTTTTCCTTTCAATCAGTTGTTAGAATCTGTCACCTCGTCAGATTTTTCGAAGCTAGAAGTAGCCAGGCCACTGTAGATATACCATGTAAAACACGATAGATGTCATATGGCAGGCAGACGGCACGGAGAGCAGTGGAATAAATTGCAGGTCatagaaaatagaaatcaaagaaGCCGGTTTTCCTCCTGTTGCAATCACactttttgaaaaaagtaaaagtACCGGCTTCTTTAATTTACGGCTGCAGCAATTAATCACAAGGGCTGCTGTCAAGATTCTATATATCTTATAAAACGGCTAGTGTGAAACCCTTGGAAAAAAAGCTTTGCTTTACggcttatttatttgtttgtttgtttgtttatttgtttatgtttgaaGTGTAAAAGgccaattttattttgtatcagCTGTGGTTTGACATTCttgcattaaaataaatataatgtggTCATTATAGTTGAACTAATAACTTGAATTTACTGGTTGTTTTTGACTGCCAtctgttaattattatattataatttatattattttttaatatatttgtttaaataaaaaaattttaagtttgaaacttatataaatttatattaccttgcgattaatttttttatcaaataaataaaaataataaaatttaaactcgtgatcgtttgattatcaaaattctgatatcatattaaaaaaactaattcaacataaaaacttaaattattaggtaaaattctaagatatgatttatattattttttaatacactccttaaaatgaaagttttttcaactttatttaaaaaattaaagttattttttaatgtttttttagaataaaaacattaaaaaacacaagcaaAAGTAGAAGATGAGCGAAGCAATTTCATTAAATTGTGTTTGGTATTCTCCCGTCTTATGCTTGATTTCCACGTTTTACATATGGATGGAGCCGTGATATATATTTTCCAATTGATCCACCAGCTGTGTGCTAGAAATCATCTTTGACAtgtttaaaaatgaaagaatctAAGAACTTACATGAATGGTTGGCCTAGGCAGGCTTATCTTCCTTGTCGACCCTCGTGAGAGAAGTGGTCAAGATGCTATGTTCAACTATTCCCAGGTTGATCTTGGATCTACACACATGCTTGCTACTGACTGAGTAAAACAATCAACAAACTGagtaaactgaaaaaataaaaaaaataattgaaaaaactgaataataaaaaaattcaattaaaatattttaaaaaaattcagtttggttcggtttcagttttataaccGAACCGAAATTGGTCGGTtgagttttagtttttaatttaaaataatcgaaccaaaccaaaattgatcGGTTGAGtttcagtttttaatttaagttttagttAAGGTCGGTTGGTCGGTTTGAGCcaatttcggtttggtttcggttttctTGTATATTTTACAGAATTTCGATTTGGttgtttttataagtaaaaaccAAACCTAACTAAAAATAATCACTCCTACCTGCTGCTTTTCTATGGCTaaccttttggtttttttttaatgaatgaattTGGGATGATGAATCCCAATATTGACATTCTGATTTACATCCCTTGGCTTGTTTGGACATTAATTTGGGtagcatttcttttcctttccaaataaaaaacagagctaGCTACTCTGAACCCCACACCCCTGGCAGCCAAGGGGGCAGCAGGCCGGCCGGTCACCGCTCCCCAAAAGATGAAAAATGTCCTTAAACTACTTTAATACGtatttcatgaaattaatttttttttttttacagtccTTCTGTACGATTATTGTTGGCACAcccatggaaaataaaaaattccattGCTCCACCACTGTCACAACCTATCCCTCCTAACATGGAACCTCCATTTTCTTGTTCCCAATGGCTCGatcatagaattttttttctttttttttttataacgaAGAGCAAATAGGTAATTTAGGCAATAACTTATGACCTccacttaataaaaatattctaaaaataaataagatatatttattaattatactttataaaataaaaattgtccatcacttaacaaaaaaaactccataaataaataaaatatattgttaatgatgtgttatgaaatgaaaaattgCCCTCACTTaacaaaaaattccaaatacaaaatgaaaattattcaaGGCTTCACTCgtcaaatatacataaaaataataataagactccatttataattttgtttaagaTCCTTATCCATCTCAGTAGGCAGGATGTTGGTACAgcataataatttttgtattattacTTATAAGATGagtttagaaaataattgaGACACTGATGTTGATTAATTTactaaatttgaataaaataataaaaaaatgatgaaatttaaattatattttattgaccTAATTATACAATGACACAaatagaatgatgaaattgagacttgatgttgaaaaataaaattttagtttataaactaataaaataaaagagtaaaaaaggttttgagaatttttttattaattaattaaaacttgttGACAAATATTTTAACATAGTTGAGAAAAGTGATAAAAGCTGATTGGAAAATCAATTAacttcatatataaaaattaaaaatttaaattaatttcttgtttaagCAATAGCCAAAGCGGTGGGTCcgaattgaaaaacaatggctatgatttttttaggtttttgaagAGTCGCTCACTCGTCTTGTTTTCAAAAGTGATAGTTGAATTATTAAATGATTGCAAttaatttagggtttatttgaTCATTAGTCtactataaataataattgtttaCAGGGCCAAAAGCATAACaagttcttctcttttttctcttttttttttcttgagcatGTTTTGACAAAAACTCTAAAGTCGTTGATCCTAGTTTTATATATTAGCCTTGACGtgtcttgaaaatatatttatattgacccataaataaattcaaaatgatgagacaaaataataatttaaagtaaagattTGTTTACATCAAAGTCTTTCATTCAACCTTGCATTTTCCTATATTAGTCGGACCATCTTAACCTGGCCAGTCACCATGTCAACTCAACATTGAGATCTTGCACGAGGACACGGAGCCTCCCTCCCGAATGGATGGCCATGACTAGTTGTCGAGCGACATTCTTGATTCTAAGTTATTTCGGCTCCtgatgcatgcatatatatatatatatatctttcggTTCCTCTGATTTATTGCCTAATCCTAGACAACAGGATCACCGTTTACACGACAATTGTTTGAAACGTGGTTCCACGCACCATGTTGAAGTGCTCGGGATAATAttacaagtatttttaatttaaaaatatatttaaataatatttttttaatattaatatatcaaaatgattaaaaaataatttaaaaaaaaacaaaatttaaaaaatttaaaattactttttaaacacaaaaacaaccaTATTCTGAATGTTCAATATTAATTACTACCTATTATCTCCGATCTTATCCAGAAAAATCAGCATATGAACTCTTTTGATGAAACACATGGATGATAGGAGTGAGCAGGAGATTTCTTAGCTTGGATAGCACGAATTGAAACGTGGTTAATATATAATGTTAATATTGAGCTATAAAAAGTGGCCACTTGAAATTAGGTAGCTGCCATTGTCTTGTACTGCTTTTCAACACAGATCGTGCAAGAAACTTAATTAGTGCCATTGTCAATAGTGGTTTTTTGTCCAATTCTATCGACTTTATAAATAGGGTTACTCATAAACTTACAATGATGGTTATTGGAAATATATTGTGTCTTGTGTTTGTCAACTATCATTAGTTTTTCAAATTGTGGTGGTAGTTAAAGGTAATACTGTGTATAACTACTTTGAGAGTCATGATGCAGCTGGAAGAACAAAGGCGATGGTTACCTCCTTACCTAACGTTTGCTAAATGaatttaattaccttttttaGTCTAGGGCAATCACAATTGCTCTTGATGGAAGattaaaattgagatttatCAATGATACGATTGAATCTCCTGATGCTGGCTTACTGGAGTATGAAGCCTGGTTATTAAAAGATCAGCTAGTTATGTATTGGATCTTAAATTCGATGGAGCGCAATCTTGTTGAAAATTTTAGTTACTCCAAGTCCTCTTTGAACCTTGAAATGTTGTTTGTGATATATCTATGGAAACCAAAACAACTCTGCCCGGATTTTTCAGATTCATCGTGACATTGCCAATATTAATCAAGATGGAAAACCTTTTATCAGCTTACTGGGAAATTTAAAAAGACTATGGAGTGAACTGGAGATCTATCGACTTTATACAATAGATGCAATTACCATATCTTCTAGCTATTGGCTAGCCTTAATCCTGACTTTGAGGATTTAAGAAGTCACATTCTGATGAATACTGAACTCCCATCCTTTCAAATATGTGTGCCACAATCCAACGTGAAGAAGTTTGTCGAAAAGTCATGTCTCATACTATTTCTCCAGGTAATCCTAATGTTAGTGCTTACCTTACACACTGTTGAATTTGatgttctttatatatatgGATGATCTCTTCATCACATGTAATAACAGTGAATTTATTGCTTAGTTGAAAAAGAACCTCCAACACCAATTTCCAATCAAGGATATGAGATATTTGAAATACTTCTTTGGAATTGAAATGACAACTACTAGCAAAAGGCTATTTCtaaaccaacaaaaatacatTGTAGATCTGCTTCAAGATTCTGGTTTGTTACACACTAAGTTTGCTGCCACTCCATTAGATAGCAAATTAAAACTGGATTCAAATGAAGAAACTATTGATTCTCTTAGCTACTATCAGAATCTTGTTGGAAAACTTATTTATCTGACTATCACATGACCTGATGTTGTATTTGTTGTTAACCTTGTCAATCAACACTTGCATGCTCCAACCATTTAACACTTAGGTATAGTAAAACACATTCTGTAGTATTTGAAAAGCCCTATTGGTCGGGGCATAGTTAAGAATAATAACGGGCATACGAATGTTATAGGATACTTTGATTCTTATTGGGCTGGTAATGCACTTGATTGTTGATCAACTATAGGTTATTGTATGTTTGTTAGTGGTAACTTGGTAACTATCCGAGAGGAATTGAAGCAGAAGCCTGCCAACTGTttctttatgtgtgtgtgtgtgtgtgtgtgtaactcCGCTTGAGAGTAATAAGAAAAATGTGAAActctttaatttataatttcttcaatggtttttttgaatttatcaatTACATATATGTAAAAACAAACCAATTTATTACAACTTTGATTACTCAACTAAATTTATACTGATACGATCAAAtgattgttgtatttttttaaatttagaagtgccaaagtaataaataacataataagATCGAGATCAatctacaaaaatattaattatacaaaaccacaaataataaaagaaatagacttgaagagaactttgagatgtgatattaatgtaaagattaaacaaagataaatgaATTGTCAAGGATAGAGGATTCCCTAATGGTATTTTAAATAAGTATAGtccaaactctttttattactcaactagaaatcACACACAGAAGAGATTCCcatcggatgatttatcattgatggcttattttaattttttaacataattatattaattatcttatttgagtagCGTCAATATATACTTATAAATGTTGTTAAGTATTCATGGTGCTAACTTATGTCAACAACAAATTGAGTTCATTTCAAAGCACATGTGTTGTTATCCATATAGTAAGCTATGAAagaatcaagtatttgttgtgtcAAGAGTTGTACGCTATGAATCTAGACTTATCACTTAATAAACAGAGTATTGAAATTGactaagataacaaatataaaatatgttaataacaaactttcttgaatataaacattaaagtttaTATTGAACTTGTACtgtacttattcttacaccattagtataaccttttcacattgaaaaaaataaacttaactaaacataatgaagaagaaaaacataaataaacaagatagcataactatgatataaattaattaagtatagTAAATGAGATGACGAACATACACAAGAGATTAAGGagaatataacatgaaataaaacttgaacattataaaaatacaaagaaataaagtaagagaaaaatcttgatttgaaaatcaagatgcctaaatatatggcaaatacatctttttataggctaaaatctaaaattattgcTTTAGTGGCTAGACAAAACatcattaataaaatcagaatttAAACAGATGAttttcatgaaagttgtggGTATTTgtctcaaattttaaataaataaataaataatgaactCATTTTGATtgctagaactcaagatatgagttGAACACTAAACAATGTCTGAACTTGGACAAATTCaggcttattttttattgttaagatttaaacttaatttaaaacagTAGTGTTGAATTTTGGACTctttatgaatgttttaggtatatgtcttagctttccatcaagTTAAACCacacctaaatccaagatctacggATTCAGTTATGATCCAAAAATCCAATGGTGTTACAGTTTGAATCGAACTAACCTAACTAGAATTTTTCTCTAAGCTTAGCTTTTTATTTGTCTCCTCAActtcaatagttaaacacatCGATTAATACtctgaattgtgagatatgtctATTTTGCAAACCTGCATTTAAAACAAGTacttaccataaattaaagatattttatattattaaacctattattataaaacatgtttaagttagagaatttaatgatagtttaagtgcattattatgatataaaaatttaataaaaataaacttttaaatatatatttatgatatacatACCTCCAAAAgatctttttttcaataaaaaacttaaactaaCCGATCTttt of the Populus nigra chromosome 7, ddPopNigr1.1, whole genome shotgun sequence genome contains:
- the LOC133699392 gene encoding UPF0481 protein At3g47200-like, with the translated sequence MKANAITLRRKGKSLLNGESSSQMRGEEGVPEGQASPTWSSLSGDENRVSVPTEILRYEEDFPEGQSSPSLEYLNREEYQVPAPTESLWHEEFQHDYSLFSDQHSLKLIQRRLEEGRGIERHGGRSSSICIFPFPHSFDKINPNTYQPELVSLGPYHRGKDHVLEFEDHKWFFLDKLLSRSRTHLSNYLGALKLNERSIRDCYSETISMSSHDFVEMMLLDSCFVLELLRNLNHSEDMIDEGDPIFTRPWLIPILIRDLLKFENQLPYFLLHLIFNLSGGNGDIKLKPDPLPILALKAIDLVFPRRAEILNKFRSWHGKHLLDLFHLSLLPTDQVIICIDLEEYHPSDQSIQGVTQLRPSGIKFRLRKCDSFLDINFRNCVLEIPSVTINDFTSTVLVNCVALEHGEEKRSKYFNDYVSFMNCLINQPRDVTFLCSEGIITRFSQDDQYVADLFNTLGKNVACNI